The Lycium ferocissimum isolate CSIRO_LF1 chromosome 10, AGI_CSIRO_Lferr_CH_V1, whole genome shotgun sequence genome window below encodes:
- the LOC132033089 gene encoding thioredoxin-like protein CDSP32, chloroplastic, which yields MATLTNFLLKPSPDLASITKISPSLYCNFPTNQSFEKLRTFKTNRPLLTTKATAAPGVEKKVNKDERIQKVNSMEELDEALQKAKNKLVVVEYAGKDSERSKNIYPFMVNLSKTCNDVDFLLVIGDESEKTKALCRREKIDKVPHFTFYKSMEKIHEEEGIGPDQLVGDVLYYGDSHSEVLQLHSREDVEKVIQDHKIDHKLVVLDVGLKHCGPCVKVYPTVIKLSKQMSDTVVFARMNGDENDSCMQFLKDMDVVEVPTFLFIRDGEICGRYVGSGKGELIGEILRYQGVRVTY from the exons atggctACTCTCACAAACTTTTTGCTCAAACCCTCTCCTGATCTCGCTTCAATTACCAAAATTAGCCCATCACTTTACTGCAATTTCCCTACAAACCAATCTTTCGAGAAATTGAGGACTTTCAAAACAAACAGGCCCTTATTAACTACAAAGGCTACAGCAGCACCTGGTGTTGAGAAAAAAGTGAACAAAGATGAAAGAATACAAAAGGTTAATAGTATGGAGGAATTGGATGAAGCACTtcaaaaagccaaaaataagCTAGTTGTGGTGGAATATGCAGGCAAAGATAGTGAACgttccaaaaatatttatccTTTTATGGTGAATTTAAGTAAGACGTGTAACGACGTTGATTTCTTGCTGGTGATCGGTGATGAATCGGAGAAGACCAAGGCACTCTGCCGGAGAGAAAAGATTGACAAG GTACCCCATTTCACCTTCTACAAAAGCATGGAAAAGATCCACGAGGAAGAAGGCATAGGACCAGACCAACTAGTCGGGGACGTACTCTACTACGGTGACAGCCACTCCGAAGTGTTACAGCTCCACAGCAGAGAGGATGTAGAAAAAGTAATTCAAGACCACAAAATCGATCATAAACTCGTAGTCCTCGATGTTGGATTGAAGCATTGTGGACCATGTGTTAAAGTTTATCCAACAGTGATTAAGCTATCGAAGCAGATGTCTGATACAGTTGTGTTCGCGAGAATGAACGGTGATGAGAATGACAGTTGTATGCAGTTCTTGAAAGACATGGATGTAGTTGAAGTGCCTACTTTTTTGTTTATAAGAGATGGGGAGATTTGTGGAAGGTATGTTGGATCTGGGAAAGGAGAACTTATTGGAGAAATTCTTAGATACCAAGGAGTTAGGGTTACTTATTAA
- the LOC132033088 gene encoding uncharacterized protein LOC132033088, with protein sequence MEKYSGGLSHLFMTVFFSCFSASMVIPPMTDITLSAICPGQDECSLAIYLSGVQQAIVGLGSLVMMPVLGNLSDTYGRKVMLTVPMTLSIFPLAILAYSRTKYYFYAYYVLRTLIAMICEGSVQCLALAYVADNVPESRRASVFGVLSGIASSAFVCGNLSARFLSTASTFQVAAAVAVIALAYMKMFLPESTMKSNICSKETQTICLLEKAPKKGFQFLKTLPSFSDMLCLLKTSSTFLHAAIVSFFVNVAQVGLEASLLYFLKAQFHFNKTQFADLLIISGIAGSISQLLLMPILAPAFGEEKLLSIGLFFSCLHMLLFSIAWSTWVPYASALISTLSIFAMPCLKSIASKQIGPNEQGKVQGCITGICSFASVVSPLIFSPLTALFLSQNAPFHFPGFGIACAAFASMLAFIQSLLIKPDEAVTSCTLNDSNLAEP encoded by the exons atGGAGAAATACTCTGGTGGGCTGAGTCACCTATTCATGACAGTATTTTTTAGTTGCTTCTCCGCATCCATGGTGATTCCACCTATGACTGATATCACTTTATCAGCCATTTGTCCAGGCCAAGATGAATGTTCACTTGCTATTTACCTCTCCGGAGTTCAACAAGCG ATAGTAGGATTGGGATCACTAGTAATGATGCCAGTGTTGGGGAATTTGTCAGACACATATGGGAGAAAAGTCATGCTTACTGTTCCCATGACTCTTTCCATCTTCCCTCTAG CGATATTGGCATACAGCAGGACAAAATACTATTTCTACGCTTACTATGTGCTTCGGACCCTCATTGCCATGATTTGTGAAGGAAGCGTTCAGTGTCTTGCTCTTGCCTATGTG GCTGATAATGTACCAGAAAGTCGACGGGCCTCTGTTTTTGGAGTCCTCTCAGGGATTGCCTCCTCTGCTTTTGTCTGTGGAAACCTCTCTGCTCGCTTCCTCTCGACTGCTTCCACTTTCCAA GTTGCTGCAGCAGTGGCAGTGATAGCTTTAGCATACATGAAGATGTTCCTCCCTGAGTCGACAATGAAAAGTAACATTTGTTCGAAAGAAACCCAGACCATATGTCTATTGGAAAAAGCTCCCAAGAAAGGCTTCCAATTTTTGAAGACATTGCCTTCTTTCAGCGATATGCTGTGCTTATTAAAGACCAG CTCGACATTCTTACATGCTGCTAttgtttccttctttgtcaatgtTGCACAAGTTGGCCTTGAGGCTTCTTTACTT TATTTCTTGAAGGCACAATTTCACTTTAACAAAACTCAATTTGCTGATTTGCTGATAATTTCTGGGATAGCAGGATCCATTTCACAG CTACTTCTCATGCCCATATTAGCTCCTGCTTTTGGAGAAGAGAAGTTGCTTTCTATTGGCCTCTTCTTCAGTTGTCTTCAT ATGTTGCTTTTCAGCATTGCTTGGTCCACTTGG GTCCCTTATGCTAGTGCATTAATCTCAACTTTGTCTATTTTTGCAATGCCATGT TTAAAGAGCATTGCATCTAAACAAATCGGACCAAATGAGCAG GGAAAAGTCCAAGGATGCATCACAGGCATCTGTTCATTCGCAAGCGTAGTTTCTCCACTAATTTTTAGCCCTTTAACAG CTTTATTTCTATCGCAAAACGCGCCTTTCCATTTCCCAGGATTCGGCATAGCCTGTGCTGCTTTTGCATCT ATGCTAGCCTTCATTCAGAGTCTCTTGATAAAGCCTGATGAAGCTGTAACCAGTTGTACTCTAAATGATTCAAACTTAGCAGAGCCATAG